In Williamsia phyllosphaerae, the DNA window CGCGAGAAGGACGATGCGACCGAGGTGCGCGACGGCTACGAATGTGGTCTGACCATCACCTACGGTGACATCAAGGTCGACGACGTCATCGAGACGTACGAACTGGTCGAGAAGGCGCGTAGCTGATCCACCCGTTCGACAGCCCGACGCCCGACCGCCCCGGTTCACCCGGGCCGGTCGGGTGTTTGGTTCACCCAGTGTTCTCGGACAGGAGTCCGGGGCCGACGAGAGACAGGTGGTTTGCGATGGCAGATCCAGCACGTGCACAACGGTTGGCCAAGCGGATCTCGGCGATCGTCGCGTCTGCCATCGCCACCGATATCAAGGACCCGCGGCTCAACGGGGTCACGATCACCGACACCCGGGTGACCGGCGACCTGCACGACGCGACGGTCTTCTACACGGTGATGGGGGAGTCGCTCTCGGTCCCACCGGACTACGTGGCCGCGGCCGCAGGGCTGCATCGCGCGACCGGGATCCTGCGGTCGAAGGTCGGTGCGGGAACCGGTGTCCGGTTCACGCCGACCCTGGCGTTCCAGCTCGACACCGTCCTCGACACCGCCCGCGACATGGAGGAGCTCCTCGAACGGACCCGTCTGGCCGACGAGGCGTTGGCCCAGCAGGCCCGCGACGCCGTGCCCGCGGGTGACCCCGACCCCTACAAGGAGCCCGAGTCGCGCGGTCACGATGACCACGGATCCACCGGAGAACGCTGACGCCGTGCCAGGATTCGGAGATGAGTGGCGTGGAGCACACCCCGTGAGCGCGAACGGGGCTCGTCGATGAGTCGGGCCGTGGCGGGTCCACGGGCGCAGGTCGCGAAGATCCTGCGTGCGGCGGATGCGGTCACCGTCCTGTGTCATGTGC includes these proteins:
- the rbfA gene encoding 30S ribosome-binding factor RbfA; the encoded protein is MADPARAQRLAKRISAIVASAIATDIKDPRLNGVTITDTRVTGDLHDATVFYTVMGESLSVPPDYVAAAAGLHRATGILRSKVGAGTGVRFTPTLAFQLDTVLDTARDMEELLERTRLADEALAQQARDAVPAGDPDPYKEPESRGHDDHGSTGER